One window from the genome of Deltaproteobacteria bacterium PRO3 encodes:
- a CDS encoding chloride channel protein, which yields MKALKEQGPQLIGLGLFVGVLSGLAAVFYRWLIGFMQDGFFGGVENPFTAVVLAPGWRRILMPALGGLLVGLAAKFLLKKEGASHGVPDVMEAMQFGKPLPKRVILLRALTSALTIGSGGSSGREGPIAHIGATVGSAVSSLLKKKGELAKTIISCGAAGGIAATFNAPITGAIFALEIFHGDVAVRHFTPIVISSVIATVVSNALLQEVSGFPALTSGAFSFHLKSAWEIPIYMAMALLIAGACMLFMICLERFEEGFSRLKMPSFLKPMLGGFLLALIAYYFPQLHGFSNYPTVNAVFEGQYLWYFIAALGILKMVATSLTLGSGGTGGVFAPCLFIGAMIGNTFGYGAHRLFPESTATAGSYALVGMGALMAGVTGAPLTSVILIFELSGKYSIVLPLMITCAISTILVQIVMKGSVFTRSLIKKGVFYGERRNVLRRKRVREILRADFLSVSPQTRLRELLALLPNSKQYAYPVLGPDGGLVGIVSLQDFQAVVFEEEVADVVVVGDIMTREVLTVTPENTLEEALLKIGDENIEYLPVLEGGESRKVLGLVSRRDILSCYNREIRESVEAASPI from the coding sequence ATGAAGGCGCTCAAGGAACAAGGTCCGCAACTGATCGGTTTGGGTCTGTTCGTGGGTGTCTTGTCCGGCCTGGCGGCGGTGTTTTACCGCTGGCTGATCGGGTTCATGCAGGATGGTTTTTTCGGCGGAGTCGAAAACCCTTTCACCGCGGTGGTTTTGGCGCCGGGGTGGCGAAGAATCCTGATGCCGGCATTGGGAGGTTTGCTTGTCGGCTTGGCGGCGAAGTTCCTTCTCAAGAAGGAAGGGGCTTCCCATGGGGTGCCCGACGTCATGGAAGCGATGCAATTCGGGAAACCGCTTCCGAAAAGAGTCATATTGTTGCGCGCCCTGACTTCCGCGTTGACCATCGGAAGCGGGGGATCTTCCGGCAGGGAGGGGCCTATCGCCCACATCGGAGCCACGGTAGGATCGGCTGTAAGCAGCCTGCTGAAAAAGAAAGGAGAATTGGCCAAGACGATCATTAGTTGCGGGGCCGCGGGCGGGATCGCGGCTACCTTTAACGCTCCGATTACCGGCGCGATCTTCGCTCTAGAGATTTTTCACGGCGACGTAGCCGTCCGTCATTTCACGCCGATCGTGATTTCCTCGGTCATTGCCACCGTCGTCTCAAACGCTCTCCTCCAGGAGGTGTCGGGGTTTCCGGCCCTAACCAGCGGGGCCTTCTCCTTTCACCTCAAGAGCGCCTGGGAAATTCCCATCTATATGGCCATGGCTCTCTTGATCGCCGGTGCCTGCATGCTGTTCATGATTTGTCTGGAGCGCTTCGAAGAAGGTTTTTCGCGCTTAAAGATGCCCAGTTTCCTCAAGCCCATGCTGGGGGGCTTTCTTCTGGCCTTGATCGCCTATTATTTTCCCCAACTTCACGGGTTCAGCAATTATCCCACGGTCAACGCCGTTTTCGAAGGGCAATACCTTTGGTATTTCATCGCCGCCTTAGGAATATTGAAAATGGTCGCCACTTCCCTAACCCTGGGCTCGGGCGGGACGGGAGGCGTTTTTGCTCCTTGCCTCTTCATAGGCGCGATGATCGGTAATACCTTCGGATACGGAGCCCATCGGCTATTCCCAGAATCGACCGCGACGGCCGGTAGTTACGCCTTGGTTGGCATGGGAGCCCTCATGGCCGGGGTGACGGGGGCCCCTTTGACCTCGGTGATCCTTATATTCGAGCTGAGCGGGAAATACAGCATTGTCCTGCCGTTGATGATCACCTGCGCGATCAGCACCATCCTCGTCCAAATCGTCATGAAGGGTTCGGTTTTCACTCGTTCGTTGATCAAAAAGGGCGTTTTCTACGGTGAAAGACGCAACGTACTGCGCAGGAAGCGGGTTCGCGAAATTCTCAGGGCTGATTTTTTGTCGGTATCGCCTCAGACCAGACTGAGGGAGCTTCTCGCTCTCTTGCCCAATTCGAAACAGTATGCTTATCCCGTTCTCGGTCCGGACGGTGGTTTGGTGGGGATCGTGTCTTTGCAGGACTTTCAGGCCGTCGTTTTCGAAGAAGAGGTGGCCGACGTGGTCGTGGTCGGAGATATCATGACCCGGGAAGTTCTGACGGTCACGCCCGAAAACACCCTCGAGGAAGCGTTACTGAAAATCGGAGACGAGAATATCGAATATCTGCCGGTCCTGGAAGGAGGCGAGTCCCGCAAGGTGCTGGGACTCGTCTCGCGAAGGGACATATTGTCTTGCTATAACCGTGAAATCCGGGAATCCGTCGAAGCCGCGAGTCCAATATGA
- the glmS gene encoding glutamine--fructose-6-phosphate transaminase (isomerizing), with amino-acid sequence MCGIVGYIGGKPAAEILLDGLSRLEYRGYDSAGIAVVAGDRLQILRSQGKLAKLRELVQAKGPEGSLGIGHTRWATHGRPSEANAHPHRYGKVTVVHNGIIENFTELREALLKKGHHFSSETDTEIIAHLIDEELGPRTPTVQAFRKALHRLRGSFAVAMLCEGEPGTLYAARSGSPLVLGLGEGENYVASDVPALLPYTKRVVFLEDGEVAVLDRKGVQVQDLSGKAVRREAKTITWTLAMAEKAGYKHFMLKEIFEQPRALADTLRGHLDLVKSNVYGDGAAELFKSKAEIEKVDKIYLVACGTSWHAALVGKYFLERDLKTLVMVEQASEFRYRDPILDKRSLVVAISQSGETADTLTAIRNAKAKGAKVLAITNVVDSSIARESDAVLYTYTGPEIGVAATKTFTAQIVTLHLVGLLLGRKKGTFKKEDAEAFLHELLEVPGKIEEVLKQSEAIRELALKYAHSDDCLFIGRGPQFPIALEGALKLKEISYLHAEGYPAGELKHGPIALIDHGSPVVAIALKDEYYEKMASNIQEVLSRQAAVLALATEGDKKIRELTGDVIYLPKAHPLLTPILSAVPLQLFAYYIADHRGHDVDQPRNLAKSVTVE; translated from the coding sequence ATGTGCGGCATCGTCGGATACATCGGAGGTAAACCCGCGGCGGAGATCCTGCTCGACGGCCTCTCGCGCCTCGAGTACCGCGGCTACGACTCGGCGGGCATCGCCGTAGTCGCCGGCGACCGCCTGCAGATCCTGCGTTCCCAGGGCAAGCTCGCCAAGCTTCGCGAGCTGGTCCAGGCGAAGGGCCCCGAGGGCAGCCTCGGCATCGGCCACACGCGCTGGGCGACCCACGGCCGGCCCAGCGAGGCCAACGCCCACCCGCACCGCTACGGGAAGGTCACGGTCGTCCACAACGGCATCATCGAAAATTTCACCGAGCTCCGCGAGGCCCTGCTCAAGAAGGGGCACCACTTCTCCTCCGAGACCGACACCGAGATCATCGCTCACCTCATCGACGAAGAGCTGGGTCCTCGTACGCCGACGGTCCAGGCCTTCCGCAAGGCCCTCCATCGGCTGCGCGGCTCCTTCGCGGTGGCGATGCTCTGCGAGGGCGAGCCGGGGACCCTCTACGCCGCCCGCAGCGGCAGCCCGCTGGTCCTGGGCTTGGGCGAGGGCGAGAATTACGTCGCCAGCGACGTACCCGCGCTGTTGCCCTACACGAAGCGCGTCGTCTTCCTCGAGGACGGCGAGGTCGCCGTCCTCGACCGCAAGGGCGTCCAGGTCCAAGACCTAAGCGGCAAGGCGGTGCGCCGCGAGGCCAAGACGATCACCTGGACCCTCGCGATGGCCGAGAAGGCCGGCTACAAGCACTTCATGCTCAAAGAGATCTTCGAGCAGCCCCGGGCCCTGGCCGACACCCTGCGCGGGCATCTCGACCTGGTGAAGTCCAACGTCTACGGCGACGGGGCGGCCGAGCTGTTCAAGTCGAAGGCCGAGATCGAAAAAGTCGACAAGATCTACCTGGTCGCCTGCGGCACCAGCTGGCACGCGGCCCTGGTCGGCAAGTATTTCCTCGAGCGCGACCTGAAGACCCTGGTGATGGTCGAGCAGGCCAGCGAGTTCCGCTACCGCGACCCCATCCTCGACAAGCGCAGCCTGGTGGTGGCGATCAGCCAGTCGGGCGAGACCGCCGACACCCTCACCGCCATCCGCAACGCCAAGGCCAAGGGGGCCAAGGTCCTGGCCATCACCAACGTCGTCGACAGCTCGATCGCCCGGGAGAGCGACGCGGTACTCTACACCTACACCGGCCCCGAGATCGGCGTGGCCGCGACCAAGACCTTCACCGCCCAGATCGTCACCCTGCACCTGGTGGGCCTGCTCTTGGGGCGGAAGAAGGGGACCTTTAAGAAGGAGGACGCCGAGGCCTTCCTGCACGAGCTCCTCGAGGTGCCCGGCAAGATCGAGGAGGTGCTCAAGCAGTCCGAGGCCATCCGCGAGCTGGCCCTGAAGTACGCCCACAGCGACGACTGTCTCTTCATCGGCCGCGGGCCCCAGTTTCCGATTGCCCTGGAAGGCGCCTTGAAGCTCAAGGAGATCTCCTACCTCCACGCCGAGGGCTATCCGGCGGGCGAGCTCAAGCATGGGCCCATCGCCTTGATCGACCACGGCTCGCCGGTGGTCGCGATCGCCCTGAAAGACGAGTACTACGAGAAGATGGCCTCCAACATCCAAGAGGTCCTCTCGCGCCAGGCCGCGGTGCTCGCCCTGGCGACCGAGGGCGACAAGAAGATCCGCGAGCTGACCGGCGACGTGATCTATCTGCCCAAGGCCCATCCGCTATTGACCCCCATTCTCAGCGCCGTGCCCCTGCAGCTCTTCGCTTACTATATTGCCGACCATCGCGGTCACGACGTCGACCAACCCCGCAACCTGGCTAAGAGCGTGACGGTGGAATGA
- the glmU gene encoding UDP-N-acetylglucosamine diphosphorylase/glucosamine-1-phosphate N-acetyltransferase, whose protein sequence is MKGLSVIVLAAGNSTRLKSRLTKVLHPLCGRPLIDYVLDTAQSVQPRKIAVVLGNDRDKVEARLRGRKGLVFAHQKERRGTAHAVQVGLKALGNFSGHVLILSGDVPLLRPETLKRLLRLGAARPLSLVTSVVANPFGYGRILRDGEGRIYGIVEEKNASPEERQINEINAGIYCAEAGFLRKALAQIRPDPVKKEYYLTDVVGCAARQGIPVHSVSVSDGAEILRGNTRGELAYLQKIRNQELVGAHLENGVGMQDPDAVYVDAGVKIGEDSFLSAGVHLIGNTRLGKGCVVGPGCVLIDATVGDGVTLKAYTHLEDCQVKAGAVVGPYARVRPGSLIDAEAHVGNFVELKKTRLGKGSKANHLSYLGDAVIGKGVNVGAGTITCNYDGKNKFQTVLADGVFIGSDTQLVAPVKVGKGAYVGAGTTVTRDVPPGALAISRVPQKNIQGYKKKFRKD, encoded by the coding sequence ATGAAGGGTCTCTCGGTCATCGTGCTCGCGGCGGGAAATTCCACCCGGCTCAAGTCCCGGCTCACCAAGGTCCTGCACCCCCTCTGCGGCCGGCCGCTCATCGATTACGTCCTCGACACCGCGCAATCGGTTCAGCCGCGGAAGATCGCCGTCGTCCTCGGCAACGACCGCGACAAGGTCGAGGCGCGGCTGCGGGGCCGCAAGGGGCTGGTCTTTGCTCATCAGAAAGAGCGGCGCGGGACCGCCCACGCCGTCCAAGTCGGGCTCAAGGCCCTGGGAAATTTCTCCGGCCACGTCCTCATCTTGAGCGGCGACGTCCCGCTGCTGCGGCCCGAGACGCTCAAGCGCCTGTTGCGCCTGGGCGCGGCGCGGCCGCTCTCGTTGGTCACCTCGGTGGTCGCCAATCCCTTCGGCTACGGGCGTATCCTGCGCGACGGCGAGGGGCGCATTTACGGAATCGTCGAGGAGAAGAACGCGAGCCCCGAGGAGCGCCAGATCAACGAGATCAACGCGGGCATCTACTGCGCCGAGGCGGGCTTTTTGCGCAAGGCCCTGGCGCAGATCCGGCCGGATCCTGTGAAGAAGGAATATTACCTGACTGACGTCGTCGGTTGCGCGGCCCGGCAGGGGATTCCCGTGCATAGCGTCTCGGTCTCCGACGGCGCCGAGATCCTGCGAGGCAATACCCGCGGCGAGCTCGCCTATCTCCAAAAGATACGCAACCAAGAGCTGGTCGGTGCCCACCTCGAGAACGGCGTCGGCATGCAGGACCCCGACGCTGTCTACGTGGACGCGGGCGTCAAGATCGGCGAGGACAGTTTTCTTTCGGCCGGGGTGCATCTGATCGGCAACACGCGCCTGGGCAAGGGCTGCGTGGTGGGACCGGGCTGCGTCCTGATCGACGCGACGGTGGGCGACGGCGTGACCTTGAAGGCCTACACCCATCTCGAGGACTGCCAAGTCAAGGCGGGGGCGGTGGTCGGGCCCTACGCGCGGGTGCGCCCCGGCAGCTTGATCGACGCCGAGGCCCACGTCGGCAACTTCGTCGAATTAAAAAAGACGCGGCTGGGAAAGGGCAGCAAGGCCAACCACCTCAGCTACCTGGGCGACGCGGTGATCGGGAAGGGCGTCAACGTGGGCGCCGGGACCATCACTTGCAATTACGACGGGAAGAACAAATTCCAGACGGTTTTGGCCGACGGGGTTTTCATCGGAAGCGACACCCAGCTGGTGGCGCCCGTGAAGGTGGGGAAGGGTGCCTACGTTGGCGCGGGCACCACGGTGACGCGGGACGTCCCGCCGGGGGCCCTGGCGATTTCGCGGGTTCCGCAGAAGAACATTCAGGGGTATAAGAAGAAGTTCCGGAAGGATTAG
- the pcrA gene encoding DNA helicase PcrA, with amino-acid sequence MNLNHLNPQQREAVLTVDGPLLLFAGAGSGKTRVLVHRIAHLIREKRVSPWNILAVTFTNKAAGEMKERVAGLLGQRADDTWISTFHSAGVRILRKHANRLDYGESFVIYDDGDQMTLIKECLEELKLNPKIFNPRAVESRIDAAKNELIEPAAYPVEDFFNEQVARVYELYAKKLKANNAVDFGDLLLLPVKLFEGHPEVLQAYRDRLHYLMVDEYQDTNRAQYRLIQLLAGERQNLCVVGDDDQSIYRWRGADVRNILDFEKDFPNATVIKLEQNYRSTKNILKAAGEVVRRIAHRKDKTLWTENEAGERIVYYTGRTDKEEAAFVVQQIQRLREAGDLRLADFAVFYRTNAQSRVFEDELRRQNIPYVIYGGTRFYDRMEIKDILSYLWVLANPADGLHLRRIINVPGRGIGKVTVEKLEQFAAQRGLSFFDALPLAGEAGVTGTTAKKILAFHQLLLNLQAMMKGERLSHFVQTLIERSGYLEELRAEDTLEAEGRIENLEELVNVVADYEAGTTEPSLQGFLDQVSLVSDIDKLDDKSQALPLMTLHLAKGLEFDVVFFVGMEEGLLPHIRSLDTPEEMDEERRLTYVGMTRARKRLFLCNAERRRVFGNEQFNLPSRFLEDVPTELLERIEPPPSDWGRDDYRDDDEDLPRATWLKAPAKPKEDPSNPYKVGAKVRHPVFGVGTIQLCEGGADDRKVTVAFQSGDRKKLLAKFSNLTILG; translated from the coding sequence ATGAACTTGAACCATCTCAATCCCCAACAGCGCGAGGCGGTGCTGACCGTCGACGGACCCCTCTTGCTCTTCGCCGGCGCTGGCAGCGGCAAGACACGAGTCTTGGTGCACCGCATCGCCCACCTGATCCGCGAGAAGCGGGTGAGCCCCTGGAACATCCTCGCCGTCACCTTCACCAACAAGGCGGCCGGAGAGATGAAGGAGCGGGTCGCCGGCCTGCTGGGGCAGCGCGCCGACGACACCTGGATCTCGACCTTTCATTCCGCCGGCGTGCGGATTCTGCGCAAGCACGCCAACCGGCTCGACTACGGCGAGAGCTTCGTCATCTACGACGACGGCGACCAGATGACCCTGATCAAGGAATGCCTCGAGGAGCTGAAGCTCAACCCCAAGATCTTCAACCCTCGGGCGGTCGAATCCCGGATCGACGCGGCGAAGAACGAACTGATCGAGCCCGCGGCCTATCCCGTCGAGGACTTCTTCAACGAGCAGGTCGCCCGGGTCTACGAGCTCTACGCCAAGAAATTGAAGGCCAACAACGCGGTGGACTTCGGCGACCTGCTGCTGCTCCCGGTCAAGCTCTTCGAGGGCCATCCCGAGGTGCTGCAGGCCTATCGCGACCGCCTCCATTACCTGATGGTCGACGAGTACCAAGACACCAACCGCGCCCAGTACCGGCTCATCCAGCTGCTGGCCGGCGAGCGGCAAAATCTCTGCGTGGTGGGCGACGACGACCAGTCCATCTACCGCTGGCGCGGGGCCGACGTGCGCAACATCCTCGATTTCGAGAAAGATTTTCCCAACGCGACCGTCATCAAGCTGGAGCAGAATTACCGCTCGACGAAGAACATCCTCAAGGCCGCCGGCGAGGTGGTCCGGCGCATCGCCCACCGCAAGGACAAGACCCTCTGGACCGAGAACGAGGCCGGCGAGCGCATCGTCTACTACACCGGCCGCACCGACAAAGAGGAGGCCGCCTTCGTCGTCCAGCAGATCCAGCGGCTGCGCGAGGCCGGGGACTTGCGGTTGGCGGATTTCGCCGTCTTCTACCGCACCAACGCCCAGTCCCGGGTCTTCGAAGACGAGCTGCGCCGGCAGAATATTCCTTACGTCATCTACGGCGGCACCCGCTTCTACGACCGCATGGAGATCAAGGACATCCTGAGCTACCTCTGGGTTTTGGCCAATCCGGCCGACGGCCTGCACTTGCGGCGCATCATCAACGTGCCGGGGCGCGGCATCGGCAAGGTGACGGTGGAGAAGCTCGAGCAATTCGCGGCCCAGCGGGGCTTGTCGTTCTTCGACGCGCTGCCGCTGGCGGGGGAGGCGGGGGTGACGGGCACGACCGCCAAGAAGATCCTCGCCTTCCACCAGCTCCTGCTCAACCTGCAGGCCATGATGAAGGGCGAGCGCCTCTCGCACTTCGTCCAGACCCTGATCGAGCGCAGCGGCTATCTGGAAGAGCTGCGCGCCGAGGACACCCTTGAGGCCGAAGGCCGTATCGAGAACCTCGAGGAATTGGTCAACGTCGTCGCCGACTACGAGGCCGGAACGACCGAGCCCAGCCTGCAAGGCTTCCTCGACCAGGTCTCGCTGGTCAGCGACATCGACAAGTTGGACGACAAGAGCCAGGCCCTGCCGCTGATGACCCTGCACCTGGCGAAGGGCCTCGAGTTCGACGTGGTCTTCTTCGTCGGGATGGAGGAGGGCCTGTTGCCGCACATTCGCTCCTTGGACACCCCCGAGGAAATGGACGAGGAGCGGCGCCTCACCTACGTCGGCATGACGCGGGCCCGCAAGCGCCTCTTCCTCTGCAACGCCGAGCGGCGGCGTGTCTTCGGCAACGAGCAGTTCAACCTGCCTTCGCGCTTCCTCGAGGACGTCCCAACGGAGCTGCTCGAGCGCATCGAGCCCCCTCCCTCGGATTGGGGTCGGGACGATTATCGCGACGACGACGAGGACCTGCCGCGGGCCACCTGGCTGAAGGCCCCCGCCAAGCCCAAGGAAGATCCCAGCAACCCCTACAAGGTGGGCGCCAAGGTGAGGCACCCCGTCTTCGGCGTCGGCACCATCCAGCTCTGCGAGGGCGGGGCGGACGACCGGAAGGTCACGGTGGCCTTCCAGTCGGGCGACCGCAAGAAGCTGCTCGCGAAATTTTCCAATCTCACCATCCTTGGCTAG